A region from the Desulfobotulus pelophilus genome encodes:
- the cutC gene encoding choline trimethylamine-lyase has protein sequence MDLRDFSNKLAEATKNLSPDERAALKRIFEGVSAEIAKGVPSDGVAAVCTGTAVPDGPTERHLKLKENFLRQVPSITTHRARAITKIAKENPGMPKILLRGKSFKYCCETAPLVIQEHELIVGSPNGAPRAGSFSPDIAWRWVEEEIDTIGNRSQDPFYISEEDKKIMREELFPFWKGQSVDEYCEGQYREAGLWELSAEAYVTDCSYHAVNGGGDSNPGYDVILMKKGMLDIQNEAKAHLEKLDYENPGDIDKIYFYKSVIDTTEGVMIYARRLSQCASELAAKETNPVRKAELQKIAEVNARVPAHAPSTFWEAIQAVWTIESLLVVEENQTGMSIGRVDQYMYPFYRADIDSGRMTEYEAFDLAGCMLVKMSEMMWITSEGASKFFAGYQPFVNMCVGGVTRDGRDATNDLTYLLMDAVRHVKVYQPSLATRVHSRSPQKYLKKIVDVIRSGMGFPAVHFDDAHIKMMLAKGVSIEDSRDYCLMGCVEPQKAGRLYQWTSTAYTQWPICIELVMNQGVPLWYGKKVCPDTGSLSSFDTYEKFEAAVKEQIRYVTKWSSVATVLSQMVHRDHAPKPLMSIMYEGCMESGKDVAAGGAMYNFGPGVVWSGLATYADSMAAIKKLVYDDKKYTLAQLNEALKADFVGYDQIKADCLAAPKYGNDDDYADLIAADLVHFTETEHRKFKTLYSVLSHGTLSISNNTPFGQLLGASANGRKAWMPLSDGISPSQGADYKGPTAIIKSVSKMANDNMNIGMVHNFKLMSGLLDTPEGENGIITLIRTACMLGNGEMQFNYLDNDVLLDAQKHPEKYRDLVVRVAGYSAFFVELCKDVQDEIISRTVLREI, from the coding sequence TTGGATCTTCGAGATTTTTCAAATAAGCTTGCCGAAGCAACAAAAAATCTGAGTCCGGACGAACGGGCTGCATTGAAAAGAATTTTTGAGGGCGTTTCTGCGGAGATTGCCAAGGGCGTGCCCTCCGATGGGGTTGCCGCTGTGTGCACCGGAACGGCTGTTCCCGATGGTCCCACAGAGCGTCATTTGAAGCTGAAGGAAAATTTTTTAAGGCAGGTCCCGAGCATTACCACCCACCGTGCCCGGGCCATTACAAAAATTGCCAAAGAAAACCCCGGAATGCCAAAAATTCTGCTGAGGGGTAAGTCTTTCAAATATTGCTGTGAAACAGCTCCCCTTGTGATTCAGGAGCATGAGCTGATTGTGGGCTCACCCAACGGTGCACCCCGTGCGGGGTCATTTTCTCCGGATATTGCCTGGCGCTGGGTGGAAGAAGAAATTGATACCATTGGTAACCGTTCCCAGGATCCATTCTATATCTCTGAAGAAGATAAGAAAATCATGCGCGAAGAGCTCTTTCCCTTCTGGAAAGGCCAGTCCGTGGATGAGTACTGCGAAGGCCAGTATCGGGAAGCGGGCCTCTGGGAGCTTTCTGCAGAAGCCTATGTGACGGACTGCTCCTACCATGCGGTCAATGGTGGCGGAGACTCCAACCCCGGTTATGATGTCATTCTGATGAAAAAAGGCATGCTGGATATTCAGAATGAAGCCAAAGCCCACCTTGAAAAGCTGGATTACGAAAACCCCGGTGATATCGATAAAATTTATTTTTATAAGTCAGTAATCGATACCACCGAAGGCGTCATGATCTATGCCAGACGGCTGTCTCAATGCGCATCGGAGCTGGCGGCAAAAGAAACAAACCCCGTGCGGAAGGCCGAGCTGCAGAAAATTGCCGAGGTGAATGCCCGTGTTCCTGCCCATGCGCCCAGCACTTTCTGGGAGGCCATTCAGGCGGTATGGACCATAGAATCCCTTCTTGTGGTGGAAGAAAACCAGACCGGCATGTCCATCGGTCGTGTGGATCAGTACATGTATCCCTTCTACAGGGCCGACATAGATTCCGGTCGCATGACGGAATACGAGGCTTTTGATCTGGCAGGGTGCATGCTGGTGAAGATGTCGGAGATGATGTGGATTACCAGTGAAGGTGCATCCAAATTTTTTGCAGGGTATCAGCCCTTCGTCAATATGTGCGTGGGTGGTGTGACCCGCGATGGCCGGGATGCCACCAACGACCTGACCTACCTGCTCATGGATGCGGTTCGCCATGTTAAGGTATATCAGCCCTCCCTTGCCACCCGTGTGCATAGCAGATCACCCCAGAAGTACCTGAAAAAGATTGTGGATGTTATCCGGTCCGGCATGGGTTTCCCGGCTGTTCACTTTGACGATGCCCATATCAAAATGATGCTGGCCAAGGGTGTATCCATAGAAGATTCGAGGGATTATTGCCTCATGGGGTGTGTGGAGCCCCAGAAAGCCGGACGGTTGTATCAGTGGACCTCCACGGCCTATACCCAGTGGCCCATTTGTATAGAGCTGGTGATGAATCAGGGGGTTCCCCTCTGGTACGGTAAAAAGGTGTGCCCGGATACGGGGTCTCTTTCCAGCTTTGATACCTATGAAAAGTTCGAAGCTGCGGTCAAGGAGCAGATCCGCTATGTCACCAAGTGGTCCAGCGTAGCCACTGTGCTTTCCCAGATGGTACACAGGGACCATGCCCCCAAACCTCTCATGTCCATTATGTATGAAGGCTGTATGGAGTCCGGAAAAGATGTGGCAGCTGGGGGCGCCATGTACAACTTCGGGCCGGGGGTGGTCTGGAGTGGTCTTGCCACCTATGCGGATTCCATGGCGGCCATTAAAAAGCTGGTTTATGACGATAAAAAGTACACCCTTGCTCAGCTGAATGAGGCCCTGAAGGCAGATTTTGTGGGCTATGATCAGATTAAAGCAGACTGCCTTGCCGCTCCCAAGTACGGCAATGACGATGACTATGCCGACCTTATTGCGGCGGATCTGGTTCATTTTACGGAAACGGAACATCGTAAATTCAAGACTCTGTATTCAGTTTTGAGCCATGGGACCCTGTCCATTTCCAATAACACACCCTTCGGGCAGTTGCTGGGTGCTTCTGCCAACGGCCGTAAGGCATGGATGCCCCTTTCCGATGGCATCAGTCCCTCCCAGGGTGCGGACTATAAAGGTCCCACGGCCATTATTAAATCCGTTTCTAAAATGGCCAACGACAACATGAACATTGGCATGGTGCACAACTTTAAGCTGATGTCCGGCCTTCTGGATACACCGGAAGGTGAGAACGGTATTATAACTCTGATCCGGACGGCCTGTATGCTGGGCAACGGAGAGATGCAGTTTAACTATCTCGATAACGATGTCCTGCTGGATGCCCAGAAGCATCCGGAAAAGTACAGGGATCTGGTGGTTCGAGTGGCAGGGTACAGCGCTTTCTTCGTGGAGCTGTGCAAGGATGTACAGGATGAAATCATCAGCCGAACCGTACTTCGGGAGATCTGA